One stretch of Miscanthus floridulus cultivar M001 chromosome 18, ASM1932011v1, whole genome shotgun sequence DNA includes these proteins:
- the LOC136520665 gene encoding uncharacterized protein isoform X2: protein MEVDDDVEEDDIDFSPFLREGSPSETSSSLTSEAECEVHSSDNRPSGQTYLQNSVVNENTSDSALPQNRLSSQGLVNEIFPEEKSTQVNLENGLEKDVLASEAACSPTVQNPYHLSLEISEEDAICRRTRARYSLANYSLEELETFLQESDDDSGLQNVDEEEEYRKFLASVLSGIGNDTQAFQGDENQDEDDNDADFELEIEEALESDGDENAENYDDTNHRKEKGGRRPQTRQRRPFTELSGAHSYHQESDKTNFRPILPYIPSALVTPAHAFGWQYPTHNALSPSSLVSVPCAPLACGFTDQQLGQLHVMIYEHVQLLIQTFSLCILDSSKQDVANNVKKMIVELVGFRDQALARSAPQQHIVLESRHLSSSFVSSENLECQWMPLIKSPVISILDVAPLELAFSYLSDVATAVVKYRRSHVDGTADKTRRKEPLFPSPLINSCKEVNNVSQDRSNSVPTASSPSSGQLQQKKSLAATLLERSKRGTVALVPADIARLAQRFFSLFNFALCPHKPPPSPMANRVFFTDAEDRLLALGILEYNNDWEAIQKRFLPCKSKHQIFVRQKNRSSSKAPDNPVKDVRRMKASPLTVEEKECIEKGLRIFKNDWTSVWKFVVPHRDPSLLQRQWRVASGVQKSYSKSDAQKERRRTYEAKRRKLRVSMPDSRRGQEADNNASEDAENDDDSYVNEAFLEDTDSMPYQQSGTGLDEECGTTGGYIEPQKLSAPAVSCGSLDQLPASQLSKQKGSCVVKLAPDLPPVNLPPSVRVLSQAEFYRNATHFHGTSDNAAKDMYPVLPLTSFTESADRQLNLFPDHRANARLQQNGISRDNATEDGAEQDLQMHPLLFQYPRDVSSYSHPVQNLINQSRKYDLFPFEKVRVERSNNQTTGSTENGTVNANTIDFHPLLQRTEVDVHNEVPEYDNNLDCHQSDNNMSEVPVDDQSTAGQASTSPSERETSIDLNIHLCSPTVINGSNDFRSSFSRSNVQDEVSRKDKSNVPELEVVNSYSHYCIQEPNEESMQGIVMEQEELSDSEEDSQHVEFECEEMDDSEEEQVQSPEASPIQNKGISASVVCGEFHVSNDQSQIQQGSVQKDKQGASSMQKTQVPSRSVRAKLKPETAKCTGSRTSQHSSTSRTAETRWSKTRNSKVPQGQSSAERKPNDSRTRKTLAPT from the exons ATGGAAGTTGATGATGATGTGGAGGAGGATGACATAGATTTTAGCCCTTTCCTTAGGGAAGGATCTCCGTCTGAGACCTCATCAAGCCTTACATCAGAAGCAGAATGCGAGGTACATAGTTCTGACAATCGACCAAGTGGCCAGACATATTTGCAGAATAGTGTAGTTAATGAAAATACAAGTGACAGTGCACTTCCTCAAAATAGACTGTCATCTCAAGGTCTTGTCAACGAAATATTTCCAGAAGAAAAGTCTACCCAGGTTAATCTTGAGAATGGATTGGAAAAAGACGTTTTAGCAAGCGAAGCTGCTTGCTCTCCAACAGTGCAAAACCCTTATCACCTATCTCTCGAAATTAGCGAGGAAGATGCAATTTGCAGACGGACGAGGGCAAGATACTCACTAGCAAACTATTCACTTGAGGAATTGGAGACCTTTCTCCAGGAATCAGATGACGATAGCGGTCTGCAAAatgttgatgaagaagaggaatacCGCAAGTTTCTTGCTTCTGTCCTGTCTGGTATAGGCAATGACACACAGGCATTCCAGGGGGACGAAAACCAGGATGAAGATGATAATGATGCAGACTTTGAGCTCGAGATTGAGGAGGCCCTAGAAAGTGATGGTGATGAAAATGCTGAGAACTATGACGACACAAATCATAGGAAAGAGAAAGGTGGACGAAGGCCTCAGACTAGGCAGAGGCGGCCATTTACCGAGTTGTCTGGGGCTCATAGCTATCATCAGGAATCCGATAAAACTAATTTTAGACCAATTCTGCCATATATTCCATCTGCATTGGTGACTCCTGCTCATGCTTTTGGATGGCAATATCCTACCCATAATGCCCTTTCCCCTTCATCCTTGGTTTCAGTACCGTGTGCACCTTTAGCATGTGGATTTACTGATCAACAACTCGGGCAACTGCATGTGATGATATATGAGCATGTTCAGCTCCTTATCCAAACATTTTCCCTATGTATTCTTGATTCGTCTAAACAAGATGTGGCTAATAATGTCAAAAAGATGATAGTTGAGTTGGTTGGCTTTCGTGATCAAGCATTGGCTAGGAGTGCTCCTCAACAGCATATCGTTTTGGAATCCCGGCATCTCTCATCTAGTTTTGTTTCTTCTGAAAATTTGGAATGCCAATGGATGCCATTAATCAAGAGTCCTGTTATATCCATCCTTGATGTCGCACCGCTTGAGTTGGCCTTCAGCTATTTAAGTGATGTCGCAACTG CTGTTGTGAAGTATAGAAGAAGTCATGTGGATGGCACTGCTGACAAAACCCGCAGGAAAGAGCCCCTATTTCCTTCACCATTGATTAACAGTTGCAAAGAAGTGAATAATGTTTCTCAAGATAGATCAAATAGTGTGCCTACAGCATCATCTCCTTCATCTGGGCAGTTGCAGCAGAAGAAATCGTTGGCTGCTACCCTGCTTGAGCGTAGTAAAAGGGGCACAGTTGCTCTTGTTCCTGCTGACATTGCAAGATTAGCACAGAGATTCTTTTCACTTTTCAATTTTGCACTCTGTCCTCATAAGCCACCTCCTTCACCTATGGCCAATAGAGTGTTTTTCACTGATGCAGAGGACAG ATTGTTAGCTCTAGGAATTCTGGAATATAATAATGACTGGGAAGCAATACAAAAGCGCTTTCTTCCTTGTAAATCAAAGCATCAG ATATTTGTGAGACAAAAGAATCGTAGCTCCTCCAAAGCTCCTGATAATCCAGTTAAG GATGTGCGCCGTATGAAGGCATCTCCATTGACAGTCGAGGAGAAAGAATGTATCGAGAAG GGGCTGAGGATATTCAAAAATGACTGGACATCAGTTTGGAAGTTTGTAGTGCCACATAGAGATCCTTCACTGCTCCAACGTCAATGGAGAGTTGCAAGTGGAGTCCAGAAATCTTACAGTAAAAGTGATGCTCAAAAAGAAAGAAGGCGAACATAtgaagcaaagaggagaaagctGAGAGTATCCATGCCCGATTCACGCCGTGGGCAAGAG GCTGATAACAATGCTTCTGAAGAtgctgaaaatgatgatgattcaTATGTCAATGAAGCATTTTTGGAAGACACAGATAGTATGCCTTATCAGCAGTCAGGCACAGGCCTCGATGAAGAATGTGGTACTACAGGTGGTTACATTGAACCCCAGAAACTAAGTG CTCCGGCGGTATCATGTGGATCTCTGGATCAACTGCCAGCTTCCCAATTGAGTAAACAGAAAGGCAGTTGTGTGGTCAAGTTGGCTCCAGACTTGCCTCCTGTGAACCTTCCCCCTTCTGTTCGTGTCCTATCTCAGGCGGAATTTTATCGGAACGCAACACACTTTCATGGCACCTCGGATAATGCAGCAAAGGATATGTATCCTGTGCTACCTTTGACCTCCTTTACAGAAAGTGCTGATAGACAGCTAAATCTGTTCCCTGATCACAGAGCTAATGCTAGATTGCAGCAGAATGGGATCTCTAGGGATAATGCTACAGAAGATGGTGCTGAGCAAGATTTGCAGATGCATCCTTTACTGTTTCAGTATCCTCGAGATGTTTCATCATATAGTCACCCAGTTCAAAATCTTATTAATCAGTCAAGAAAATATGATCTTTTCCCCTTTGAGAAAGTTCGAGTTGAGAGAAGTAACAACCAGACTACAGGTTCCACCGAAAATGGTACTGTAAATGCTAACACTATTGACTTCCATCCTCTCTTGCAAAGAACAGAAGTTGATGTTCATAATGAAGTACCAGAATATGATAATAACCTTGACTGCCATCAGTCTGATAATAACATGAGCGAAGTCCCAGTAGATGACCAATCAACAGCTGGGCAAGCATCCACAAGCCCTTCTGAGAGGGAGACAAGTATTGACTTGAACATTCATTTGTGTTCTCCAACGGTCATAAATGGTTCAAATGACTTCAGAAGTAGTTTTAGCAGATCAAATGTTCAAGATGAAGTTTCTAGGAAGGACAAATCTAATGTTCCAGAGCTCGAGGTTGTAAATTCTTATTCTCATTATTGCATTCAAGAACCTAATGAAGAATCAATGCAAGGAATTGTAATGGAGCAAGAAGAGTTAAGTGATTCCGAGGAAGATAGCCAGCATGTTGAGTTTGAATGTGAAGAAATGGATGATTCTGAAGAGGAGCAAGTTCAGAGTCCAGAAGCCTCTCCAATTCAAAACAAG GGTATCTCAGCATCAGTTGTTTGTGGGGAATTTCATGTTAGTAATGACCAGAGTCAAATCCAGCAAGGATCTGTTCAAAAGGATAAACAGGGTGCCAGCTCAATGCAGAAAACGCAAGTTCCTTCTCGGTCAGTGAGGGCTAAGCTGAAGCCGGAAACTGCAAAGTGCACAGGATCTAGGACAAGCCAACATTCGTCCACTTCTCGCACAGCTGAAACTAGGTGGAGCAAAACCAGGAATTCGAAAGTGCCACAGGGACAGTCAAGTGCTGAACGCAAGCCCAATGATTCAAGAACTAGAAAAACTCTGGCCCCAACATGA
- the LOC136520665 gene encoding uncharacterized protein isoform X1 has translation MEVDDDVEEDDIDFSPFLREGSPSETSSSLTSEAECEVHSSDNRPSGQTYLQNSVVNENTSDSALPQNRLSSQGLVNEIFPEEKSTQVNLENGLEKDVLASEAACSPTVQNPYHLSLEISEEDAICRRTRARYSLANYSLEELETFLQESDDDSGLQNVDEEEEYRKFLASVLSGIGNDTQAFQGDENQDEDDNDADFELEIEEALESDGDENAENYDDTNHRKEKGGRRPQTRQRRPFTELSGAHSYHQESDKTNFRPILPYIPSALVTPAHAFGWQYPTHNALSPSSLVSVPCAPLACGFTDQQLGQLHVMIYEHVQLLIQTFSLCILDSSKQDVANNVKKMIVELVGFRDQALARSAPQQHIVLESRHLSSSFVSSENLECQWMPLIKSPVISILDVAPLELAFSYLSDVATAVVKYRRSHVDGTADKTRRKEPLFPSPLINSCKEVNNVSQDRSNSVPTASSPSSGQLQQKKSLAATLLERSKRGTVALVPADIARLAQRFFSLFNFALCPHKPPPSPMANRVFFTDAEDRLLALGILEYNNDWEAIQKRFLPCKSKHQIFVRQKNRSSSKAPDNPVKDVRRMKASPLTVEEKECIEKGLRIFKNDWTSVWKFVVPHRDPSLLQRQWRVASGVQKSYSKSDAQKERRRTYEAKRRKLRVSMPDSRRGQEADNNASEDAENDDDSYVNEAFLEDTDSMPYQQSGTGLDEECGTTGGYIEPQKLSGMKLDVTTSYIPFMYHLSDGPSYVRTSSTAAPAVSCGSLDQLPASQLSKQKGSCVVKLAPDLPPVNLPPSVRVLSQAEFYRNATHFHGTSDNAAKDMYPVLPLTSFTESADRQLNLFPDHRANARLQQNGISRDNATEDGAEQDLQMHPLLFQYPRDVSSYSHPVQNLINQSRKYDLFPFEKVRVERSNNQTTGSTENGTVNANTIDFHPLLQRTEVDVHNEVPEYDNNLDCHQSDNNMSEVPVDDQSTAGQASTSPSERETSIDLNIHLCSPTVINGSNDFRSSFSRSNVQDEVSRKDKSNVPELEVVNSYSHYCIQEPNEESMQGIVMEQEELSDSEEDSQHVEFECEEMDDSEEEQVQSPEASPIQNKGISASVVCGEFHVSNDQSQIQQGSVQKDKQGASSMQKTQVPSRSVRAKLKPETAKCTGSRTSQHSSTSRTAETRWSKTRNSKVPQGQSSAERKPNDSRTRKTLAPT, from the exons ATGGAAGTTGATGATGATGTGGAGGAGGATGACATAGATTTTAGCCCTTTCCTTAGGGAAGGATCTCCGTCTGAGACCTCATCAAGCCTTACATCAGAAGCAGAATGCGAGGTACATAGTTCTGACAATCGACCAAGTGGCCAGACATATTTGCAGAATAGTGTAGTTAATGAAAATACAAGTGACAGTGCACTTCCTCAAAATAGACTGTCATCTCAAGGTCTTGTCAACGAAATATTTCCAGAAGAAAAGTCTACCCAGGTTAATCTTGAGAATGGATTGGAAAAAGACGTTTTAGCAAGCGAAGCTGCTTGCTCTCCAACAGTGCAAAACCCTTATCACCTATCTCTCGAAATTAGCGAGGAAGATGCAATTTGCAGACGGACGAGGGCAAGATACTCACTAGCAAACTATTCACTTGAGGAATTGGAGACCTTTCTCCAGGAATCAGATGACGATAGCGGTCTGCAAAatgttgatgaagaagaggaatacCGCAAGTTTCTTGCTTCTGTCCTGTCTGGTATAGGCAATGACACACAGGCATTCCAGGGGGACGAAAACCAGGATGAAGATGATAATGATGCAGACTTTGAGCTCGAGATTGAGGAGGCCCTAGAAAGTGATGGTGATGAAAATGCTGAGAACTATGACGACACAAATCATAGGAAAGAGAAAGGTGGACGAAGGCCTCAGACTAGGCAGAGGCGGCCATTTACCGAGTTGTCTGGGGCTCATAGCTATCATCAGGAATCCGATAAAACTAATTTTAGACCAATTCTGCCATATATTCCATCTGCATTGGTGACTCCTGCTCATGCTTTTGGATGGCAATATCCTACCCATAATGCCCTTTCCCCTTCATCCTTGGTTTCAGTACCGTGTGCACCTTTAGCATGTGGATTTACTGATCAACAACTCGGGCAACTGCATGTGATGATATATGAGCATGTTCAGCTCCTTATCCAAACATTTTCCCTATGTATTCTTGATTCGTCTAAACAAGATGTGGCTAATAATGTCAAAAAGATGATAGTTGAGTTGGTTGGCTTTCGTGATCAAGCATTGGCTAGGAGTGCTCCTCAACAGCATATCGTTTTGGAATCCCGGCATCTCTCATCTAGTTTTGTTTCTTCTGAAAATTTGGAATGCCAATGGATGCCATTAATCAAGAGTCCTGTTATATCCATCCTTGATGTCGCACCGCTTGAGTTGGCCTTCAGCTATTTAAGTGATGTCGCAACTG CTGTTGTGAAGTATAGAAGAAGTCATGTGGATGGCACTGCTGACAAAACCCGCAGGAAAGAGCCCCTATTTCCTTCACCATTGATTAACAGTTGCAAAGAAGTGAATAATGTTTCTCAAGATAGATCAAATAGTGTGCCTACAGCATCATCTCCTTCATCTGGGCAGTTGCAGCAGAAGAAATCGTTGGCTGCTACCCTGCTTGAGCGTAGTAAAAGGGGCACAGTTGCTCTTGTTCCTGCTGACATTGCAAGATTAGCACAGAGATTCTTTTCACTTTTCAATTTTGCACTCTGTCCTCATAAGCCACCTCCTTCACCTATGGCCAATAGAGTGTTTTTCACTGATGCAGAGGACAG ATTGTTAGCTCTAGGAATTCTGGAATATAATAATGACTGGGAAGCAATACAAAAGCGCTTTCTTCCTTGTAAATCAAAGCATCAG ATATTTGTGAGACAAAAGAATCGTAGCTCCTCCAAAGCTCCTGATAATCCAGTTAAG GATGTGCGCCGTATGAAGGCATCTCCATTGACAGTCGAGGAGAAAGAATGTATCGAGAAG GGGCTGAGGATATTCAAAAATGACTGGACATCAGTTTGGAAGTTTGTAGTGCCACATAGAGATCCTTCACTGCTCCAACGTCAATGGAGAGTTGCAAGTGGAGTCCAGAAATCTTACAGTAAAAGTGATGCTCAAAAAGAAAGAAGGCGAACATAtgaagcaaagaggagaaagctGAGAGTATCCATGCCCGATTCACGCCGTGGGCAAGAG GCTGATAACAATGCTTCTGAAGAtgctgaaaatgatgatgattcaTATGTCAATGAAGCATTTTTGGAAGACACAGATAGTATGCCTTATCAGCAGTCAGGCACAGGCCTCGATGAAGAATGTGGTACTACAGGTGGTTACATTGAACCCCAGAAACTAAGTGGTATGAAACTTGATGTAACCACCTCATATATACCTTTTATGTACCACCTCTCTGATGGCCCATCATATGTGAGAACATCTTCCACTGCAGCTCCGGCGGTATCATGTGGATCTCTGGATCAACTGCCAGCTTCCCAATTGAGTAAACAGAAAGGCAGTTGTGTGGTCAAGTTGGCTCCAGACTTGCCTCCTGTGAACCTTCCCCCTTCTGTTCGTGTCCTATCTCAGGCGGAATTTTATCGGAACGCAACACACTTTCATGGCACCTCGGATAATGCAGCAAAGGATATGTATCCTGTGCTACCTTTGACCTCCTTTACAGAAAGTGCTGATAGACAGCTAAATCTGTTCCCTGATCACAGAGCTAATGCTAGATTGCAGCAGAATGGGATCTCTAGGGATAATGCTACAGAAGATGGTGCTGAGCAAGATTTGCAGATGCATCCTTTACTGTTTCAGTATCCTCGAGATGTTTCATCATATAGTCACCCAGTTCAAAATCTTATTAATCAGTCAAGAAAATATGATCTTTTCCCCTTTGAGAAAGTTCGAGTTGAGAGAAGTAACAACCAGACTACAGGTTCCACCGAAAATGGTACTGTAAATGCTAACACTATTGACTTCCATCCTCTCTTGCAAAGAACAGAAGTTGATGTTCATAATGAAGTACCAGAATATGATAATAACCTTGACTGCCATCAGTCTGATAATAACATGAGCGAAGTCCCAGTAGATGACCAATCAACAGCTGGGCAAGCATCCACAAGCCCTTCTGAGAGGGAGACAAGTATTGACTTGAACATTCATTTGTGTTCTCCAACGGTCATAAATGGTTCAAATGACTTCAGAAGTAGTTTTAGCAGATCAAATGTTCAAGATGAAGTTTCTAGGAAGGACAAATCTAATGTTCCAGAGCTCGAGGTTGTAAATTCTTATTCTCATTATTGCATTCAAGAACCTAATGAAGAATCAATGCAAGGAATTGTAATGGAGCAAGAAGAGTTAAGTGATTCCGAGGAAGATAGCCAGCATGTTGAGTTTGAATGTGAAGAAATGGATGATTCTGAAGAGGAGCAAGTTCAGAGTCCAGAAGCCTCTCCAATTCAAAACAAG GGTATCTCAGCATCAGTTGTTTGTGGGGAATTTCATGTTAGTAATGACCAGAGTCAAATCCAGCAAGGATCTGTTCAAAAGGATAAACAGGGTGCCAGCTCAATGCAGAAAACGCAAGTTCCTTCTCGGTCAGTGAGGGCTAAGCTGAAGCCGGAAACTGCAAAGTGCACAGGATCTAGGACAAGCCAACATTCGTCCACTTCTCGCACAGCTGAAACTAGGTGGAGCAAAACCAGGAATTCGAAAGTGCCACAGGGACAGTCAAGTGCTGAACGCAAGCCCAATGATTCAAGAACTAGAAAAACTCTGGCCCCAACATGA